In Bacteroidales bacterium, the genomic stretch TGCTTGTTCAGGATCTTATGAATCCTGTCTCCCACAAAAGGAAAAACCTTTACAGGCCTGCACAATTCTGTAAGCACCGGGTATCTCTCCTCTTCGTCCGTTTTAAAGAAGTTTAAGATGGCACGAACCGAGTCCAGGCATTTTTGCAGGCTGCTTACCTCTTCGCTCATCAGGTAGGCACCTTCCACCTCCGCTTTTTTAAGGGCCTCCCGGTTATCCGTGAAATTCTGGACAGGAAACTCATCTTCCTGCGTTTGGATCTCCATGAACTCTTCCACCAGTTTTAGCTCATGGATAATAGCCGGATGATCGCTCATAAAGGCCATTTCATCCACCCGTTCCCTTCCGGGATCAAAGAGACAGTGGGACTTGACCAGTTCACGAATCCGGTCAAAACCAATTTTTGATTCAAAGTGTTCAGGATAGATCAAAGCGGTTTTTTTGCCTTTCAAAAGTAATAAAAAAGGGCGCTTCTCTCTGAAAAAAAAGTTAGCTTTATCTGCTCAACAACAAAACGCTTGATACCATGCAAAACAGAAAAATCAGGATGGGAATGGTCGGCGGAGGAACCGATGCATTTATCGGAGCGATTCACCGCCTGGCTGCTTTAATGGATAATCAGATTGAATTGGTTTGCGGCTGCTTCAGTGTGGACCCCAAGATCTCAAAGGAGTCGGGCAAATCCTATTACCTTCCTGAAGAAAGAGTCTATGAAAGCTACCAGGAGATGTTTGAACAGGAAGCCAGGCTCCCCGAAGGCGAGCGAATGGACTTTGTCAGCATCGTGACCCCCAACTTTGTCCATTTCGACCCGGCCATGATGGCCCTGGAAAACGGATTTCACGTGGTCATGGACAAACCCATCACCTTCACCCTGGATGAAGCGCTTGAACTTAAGAAGAAAATTGAAGAAACCGGATTAAGCTTTGCCCTGACACATACCTATTCGGGTTACCCTGCAGTAAAACATGCCAGAAAGATGGTGGCTGACGGGGAACTGGGCAAAATCCGGAAAATATTCGTGGAATATCCACAGGGCTGGCTTTCCTCCAAACTGGAAGACACTGGCAACCCTCAGGCCAGCTGGCGCACCGACCCAAAGCGCTCTGGGAAGGCCGGGTGCATGGGGGATATCGGAACCCATGCCCACCATTTGGCAGAGTATATCAGCGGATTAAAAGTGACCGAGCTTTGTGCGGAACTGAATGTGTTTGTTCCCGACCGGCTGCTGGATGATGATGGGGCTGCCCTTCTGCGTTTCGATAATGGTGCCAGAGGCATCTTAATGGCTACGCAGGTGGCAGCCGGGGAGGAAAATGACATAAAGATCAGGATGTACGGGGATAAGGGCGGTCTGGAATGGGAGCAAATGGAACCCAATTCCCTGATCGTGAAGTGGAAGGAGGCTCCCATGCAGGTATTGCGTGTGGGAACCAGCCTG encodes the following:
- a CDS encoding Gfo/Idh/MocA family oxidoreductase — translated: MQNRKIRMGMVGGGTDAFIGAIHRLAALMDNQIELVCGCFSVDPKISKESGKSYYLPEERVYESYQEMFEQEARLPEGERMDFVSIVTPNFVHFDPAMMALENGFHVVMDKPITFTLDEALELKKKIEETGLSFALTHTYSGYPAVKHARKMVADGELGKIRKIFVEYPQGWLSSKLEDTGNPQASWRTDPKRSGKAGCMGDIGTHAHHLAEYISGLKVTELCAELNVFVPDRLLDDDGAALLRFDNGARGILMATQVAAGEENDIKIRMYGDKGGLEWEQMEPNSLIVKWKEAPMQVLRVGTSLNSDIAAHNTRTPGGHPEGYLEAFANIYRNFSLTVRARANGQEPSAEMLDFPGVEDGIRGMQFIDTVVRAGYNDQEKWVKFGEA